One Mixta gaviniae genomic window carries:
- the arsC gene encoding arsenate reductase (glutaredoxin) (This arsenate reductase requires both glutathione and glutaredoxin to convert arsenate to arsenite, after which the efflux transporter formed by ArsA and ArsB can extrude the arsenite from the cell, providing resistance.), with translation MTTVTIYHNPRCSKSRETLALLEQRGIKPEVVLYLQQPPDVATLRQLVQALGLGSARALMRDKEADYQALGLDDPTLSEEALLAALADHPKLIERPIVVAQGKARLGRPPEQVLEIL, from the coding sequence ATGACCACTGTCACCATCTATCACAATCCGCGCTGCTCCAAAAGCCGCGAAACCCTGGCGCTGCTGGAACAGCGCGGTATCAAACCGGAAGTGGTGCTTTATCTGCAGCAGCCGCCCGACGTCGCCACCCTGCGCCAGCTGGTGCAGGCGCTGGGTCTTGGCAGCGCGCGCGCGTTGATGCGCGACAAAGAGGCGGACTATCAGGCGCTGGGCCTGGACGATCCGACGCTGAGCGAAGAGGCACTGCTGGCGGCGCTGGCCGACCATCCGAAACTGATCGAGCGCCCGATTGTGGTGGCGCAGGGCAAAGCGCGCCTGGGGCGTCCGCCGGAGCAGGTGCTGGAGATCCTGTAA
- a CDS encoding GNAT family N-acetyltransferase has protein sequence MHINVTDNPAQVDEDFVIDSLWAHNNKFDKVDIHPLFITLRDDENRIAGGLVARTWWGGLEVQYLWVSDDCRTQGFGRTLMQEAEKQAMQRGCHMAYVDTFSFQAKGFYEKLGYREYGHLGNYAHKHTRYYLAKDL, from the coding sequence ATGCATATCAACGTGACGGATAATCCGGCTCAGGTGGATGAAGATTTTGTCATTGATAGTCTGTGGGCGCATAACAATAAATTCGATAAGGTGGATATTCATCCACTCTTTATTACCTTAAGAGATGATGAAAACCGTATCGCCGGCGGCCTGGTGGCCAGAACCTGGTGGGGCGGCCTGGAGGTGCAATATCTCTGGGTCAGCGACGATTGCCGTACTCAGGGTTTTGGCCGGACGCTGATGCAGGAAGCGGAAAAACAGGCGATGCAACGCGGCTGTCATATGGCTTATGTCGATACCTTCAGTTTTCAGGCGAAAGGCTTTTATGAAAAGCTGGGCTATCGCGAATATGGTCATTTAGGAAATTACGCGCATAAGCACACGCGATATTACCTGGCGAAAGATCTCTAA
- a CDS encoding cytosine permease, producing MIKIDDFPLTRVPQDKKVSFLSVAIVHMGMLTALDQFMLGAVLGHTMTLVDAFIAIAVGSLIFGVVTFGLGYAGMREGISGSLLARWCGFGRLGSVLIGLIVAISLLGWFGIQNAIFAKSLDVALDHRLGFGWSAALSGSVLTILVTFGFRALRIAARIAVPLFIALVAWVSWVALTGHDLHGALQLTPPGDPLSISAGITIVVGGAIVASLMTPDLTRYSRNSGQVLGVTLLTIIAGEFIINGLAILIAKSLGTDDVVSIMSQGAGGLGMMVVVFSTLRVNDLNLYSSSLGIVNAVEGLSGRKWRYAPTTLAIGVLGTTLSVLGILDRFVDFLTVLGVVFPPVIGIMLIDYFLLRTHRAALDESRRNGRLPDETPAIGLPAIIASVAGAAVGLLSDWGVPTITSLLVACGVYWVCHRLFARKLAIA from the coding sequence ATGATAAAAATTGACGATTTCCCGCTGACGCGGGTGCCGCAAGATAAAAAAGTTTCCTTTTTGAGCGTGGCAATTGTCCATATGGGCATGCTGACTGCCCTCGACCAGTTTATGTTGGGTGCGGTGCTGGGCCACACTATGACGCTGGTCGATGCCTTTATCGCCATCGCCGTCGGCAGCCTGATTTTCGGCGTGGTCACCTTTGGTCTCGGCTACGCCGGGATGCGCGAAGGCATTTCCGGGAGCCTGCTGGCGCGCTGGTGCGGTTTTGGCCGTCTTGGATCGGTATTGATCGGCCTGATCGTGGCGATCAGCCTGCTCGGCTGGTTCGGCATTCAGAACGCTATCTTCGCGAAATCGCTGGATGTGGCGCTGGATCACCGGCTGGGCTTCGGCTGGTCCGCCGCGCTGTCCGGCAGCGTGCTGACCATTCTGGTCACCTTCGGCTTTCGCGCGCTGCGCATCGCCGCGCGTATCGCAGTGCCGCTGTTTATCGCGCTGGTCGCCTGGGTTTCCTGGGTGGCGCTGACCGGCCATGACCTGCATGGCGCGCTGCAGCTGACGCCGCCGGGCGATCCGCTCTCGATTAGCGCAGGCATCACCATTGTGGTGGGCGGCGCCATTGTCGCCAGCCTGATGACGCCCGATCTGACGCGCTATTCGCGCAACAGCGGCCAGGTGCTGGGGGTGACGCTGCTGACCATTATCGCTGGCGAGTTCATCATTAACGGCCTGGCGATCCTGATCGCCAAAAGCCTCGGCACGGATGATGTGGTGTCGATTATGTCGCAGGGCGCGGGCGGTCTCGGCATGATGGTGGTGGTGTTCTCTACGCTACGCGTCAACGATTTAAACCTCTACTCTTCGTCGCTGGGCATCGTGAACGCCGTCGAAGGGCTGAGCGGCCGTAAATGGCGATACGCGCCGACCACGCTTGCCATCGGCGTACTGGGCACGACGCTCTCCGTGCTGGGCATTCTCGACCGTTTTGTCGATTTCCTTACCGTGCTGGGCGTGGTCTTCCCGCCGGTGATTGGCATTATGCTGATCGACTATTTCCTGCTGCGCACTCATCGCGCCGCGCTGGATGAGAGCCGCCGTAACGGCCGCCTGCCGGATGAAACGCCGGCAATCGGCCTGCCGGCGATTATCGCCAGCGTGGCGGGTGCGGCGGT
- a CDS encoding helix-turn-helix transcriptional regulator, with protein sequence MSDIDAGFSSLIAMMEHLSEPWGIKDRESRHIYMNKAALLYTSTPLNFDIAGKTDAEFPADWAECAEDLQEHDRRTETSRRQTAVIETHYWFGKDYLTPWVSEKLPVYNSSGDYIGVIWNAKPLNTLSPHKYINQQKPSVLTTDMPNNLFTQSELDIIFFMLQRLSVKEIAKIYNISPKTIQNRVYNIYQKADVHSLSQFEEYCRHAQLDSYIPYRLLEKGVQFI encoded by the coding sequence ATGTCCGATATCGATGCCGGCTTCAGCAGCCTGATTGCGATGATGGAGCATCTCAGCGAGCCGTGGGGCATAAAAGATCGGGAATCGCGGCATATTTATATGAATAAAGCCGCCCTGCTTTATACCAGCACGCCATTGAACTTTGATATTGCCGGTAAAACGGATGCGGAATTTCCGGCCGACTGGGCGGAGTGCGCGGAGGATTTGCAGGAGCATGACCGGCGCACGGAAACGTCGCGCAGGCAAACGGCGGTCATAGAGACCCATTACTGGTTCGGTAAGGATTATCTGACGCCGTGGGTGAGCGAAAAGCTGCCGGTTTATAACAGCAGCGGCGACTATATTGGCGTGATCTGGAATGCCAAGCCGCTAAATACACTGTCGCCGCATAAATATATTAACCAGCAAAAACCCAGCGTGCTGACCACCGATATGCCTAATAACCTTTTTACCCAGTCGGAGCTGGATATTATCTTTTTTATGCTGCAGCGCCTTTCCGTTAAGGAGATCGCCAAAATATATAATATCAGCCCGAAGACCATTCAAAATCGCGTTTATAACATCTATCAAAAAGCGGACGTGCATTCTCTGAGCCAGTTTGAAGAATATTGCCGCCATGCACAGCTTGATAGCTATATCCCTTATCGCCTGCTTGAAAAAGGCGTGCAGTTTATCTGA
- the hda gene encoding DnaA inactivator Hda, whose protein sequence is MNTPAQLSLPLYLPDDETFASFWPGENASLLAALKGALAQEHGSYLYFWSREGGGRSHLLHAACAEMSTRGDAVGYVPLDKRTWFVPEVLDGMEQLSLVCIDNIECIAGEEAWEMAIFDLYNRILETGKTRLLITGDRPPRQLKLKLPDLASRLDWGQIYKLQPLSDEDKLQALQLRASLRGFELPEDVGRFLLKRLDREMRTLFTTLDRLDRASITAQRKLTIPFVKEILAL, encoded by the coding sequence CTGAACACGCCGGCACAACTTTCACTGCCACTCTATTTACCGGATGATGAAACCTTCGCCAGCTTCTGGCCGGGTGAAAATGCGTCCCTGCTGGCCGCACTTAAAGGCGCTCTGGCGCAGGAACATGGCAGCTATCTCTATTTCTGGTCACGCGAGGGCGGGGGACGCAGCCATCTGCTGCATGCCGCCTGCGCAGAAATGTCCACGCGCGGCGACGCCGTCGGCTATGTGCCGCTGGATAAACGCACCTGGTTTGTGCCGGAAGTGCTGGATGGCATGGAGCAGCTGTCGCTGGTTTGTATCGACAATATTGAGTGCATCGCCGGCGAGGAAGCGTGGGAGATGGCGATTTTCGATCTCTACAATCGCATTCTGGAAACCGGCAAGACCCGCCTGCTGATCACCGGCGATCGCCCGCCGCGCCAGCTAAAGCTGAAGCTGCCGGATCTCGCATCGCGGCTTGACTGGGGGCAGATCTATAAGCTGCAACCGCTCTCCGATGAGGATAAGCTGCAGGCGCTGCAGCTGCGCGCCAGCCTGCGCGGCTTTGAGCTGCCGGAAGATGTGGGCCGCTTCCTGCTGAAACGGCTGGATCGGGAAATGCGCACCTTATTCACAACGCTGGATCGGCTCGATCGCGCCTCGATCACCGCCCAGCGCAAGTTAACTATCCCCTTCGTAAAAGAGATCCTGGCGCTGTAG